One part of the Phoenix dactylifera cultivar Barhee BC4 chromosome 4, palm_55x_up_171113_PBpolish2nd_filt_p, whole genome shotgun sequence genome encodes these proteins:
- the LOC103714197 gene encoding UDP-glucose 4-epimerase GEPI48 encodes MAKNILVTGGAGYIGSHTVLQLLQGGFNAVVVDNLDNSSDVAIERVSELAGEAGKNLRFHKIDLRDKEALDKVFASTKFDAVIHFAGLKAVGESVQKPLLYYNNNLIGTITLLEVMAAHGCRKLVFSSSATVYGWPKEVPCTEEFPLCAMNPYGRTKLIIEEICRDTYRGDSDWQIILLRYFNPVGAQPSGYIGEDPRGIPNNLMPFVQQVAVGRRPALTVFGNDYSTKDGTGVRDYIHVVDLADGHIAALQKLFDGSKLGCEVYNLGTGKGTSVLEIVAAFEQASGKKIPLVMAGRRPGDAEIVYASTAKAEKELNWKAKYGIDEMCRDQWNWASKNPWGYGSPDSAN; translated from the exons ATGGCGAAGAACATTTTGGTGACGGGCGGAGCGGGCTACATCGGGAGCCACACGGTGCTGCAGCTCCTCCAAGGGGGGTTCAACGCTGTCGTCGTGGATAATCTCGACAACTCCTCGGACGTCGCCATCGAGCGGGTTTCGGAGCTCGCCGGGGAGGCGGGAAAGAATCTTAGATTCCATAAG ATCGACCTTCGTGATAAGGAAGCATTGGACAAGGTGTTTGCTTCGACAAA GTTTGATGCTGTCATTCACTTTGCAGGATTAAAAGCTGTTGGTGAAAGCGTGCAGAAGCCCTTGCTTTATTATAACAATAATCTCATCGGTACAATAACTCTTTTGGAAGTAATGGCTGCCCATGGATGCAGAAAG CTAGTATTCTCGTCATCAGCTACCGTTTATGGATGGCCCAAGGAAGTCCCCTGTACAGAAGAATTCCCTCTGTGTGCAATGAACCCATATGGACGAACTAAG cttattattgaagagatttGTCGTGATACATACCGTGGAGACTCTGATTGGCAGATAATATTGCTTAGATATTTTAATCCTGTGGGTGCTCAGCCTAGTGGATATATTGGTGAAGATCCTCGGGGCATTCCAAACAACCTCATGCCCTTTGTACAACAAGTTGCTGTTGGGAGGAGGCCTGCACTTACAGTTTTTGGAAATGATTATTCAACCAAGGATGGCACTGGG GTACGGGATTACATTCATGTGGTTGATCTGGCTGATGGGCATATTGCAGCCCTTCAGAAGCTTTTTGATGGCTCTAAACTAG GCTGTGAAGTGTATAATCTAGGGACTGGGAAAGGAACATCTGTGCTGGAAATAGTGGCAGCATTTGAGCAGGCCTCTGGAAAG AAAATCCCTCTGGTCATGGCTGGAAGGCGACCTGGTGATGCTGAAATTGTTTACGCATCAACTGCTAAAGCAGAGAAGGAGCTGAACTGGAA GGCAAAGTATGGCATTGATGAGATGTGCCGGGATCAGTGGAACTGGGCTAGCAAGAACCCCTGGGGATATGGATCACCTGACTCGGCTAACTGA